gaatgaatgagattatgaaattatattaaaattatgatgacaacaattttgggatcataaaaaaaatatcgacgagataaattaaatgatattgaaGAAGGTTACGGGTTGTGTTATTTCGTTAAAATCTTCTCATCTTTGGCTTCTATTATTTTGAGGAAACCAACTTCTTCCTcgtcaagttttttattttcaagtttcaaaATTAGTTGTTCTTAATAGTTGGGATGGCTTGGTTTTTACAAGGATCTATTGGATGTAGCTATTAATGTCAGAAGGATAATAGTCTTATGACATGTTAAGACAGTGGATCGAAAATTGTTCTATGCATGTATATCTACACTTAGGATTAATTATctcttatatttatatctattttttctttaaaataaatctaaaaaataattaataagatatattATTGGCTACTCTCTTGGCAGTATAAAATTCCCGAGGCCTGTGATATCATGTGTGGATCTGTTGTAAGTTGTTTTTGTGCGTAATTAGCAAAGTTGAAGAGATCACCAGCAAAGTTGTAAGATGCATCATGAAGTACTTGGAAATTCAGTAGTTAGTATATATGCTCCCCTTCATTAGCCACAGATTCCGCTGTGGATTCTCAGAAAGTCATATAAAATAGCAAATGTTAAAGATGTTCATACGAGACCATATTACGAATCAAATTGAAACATATTACGAATATGGGTTCAAAATAAATCGAATGACAgactcaaaaaaaatataaaaatcccaACAATGAAGAAGGATGgagaaaaaagacaaagaatTCAGTATATCTATCTTTAATTGTATAAGTAGAGAAACAAAGAATTTAACGAATTGAATTAATCTGCGGGCTTCACAAAGAATCGTTTTaagatttcaagaattgttttatatttctctttaacaacataaacacaaagaTATTATTGAAAACAGAAACTCATTCATGCATCGAGCATAGAAATAATAGGCCTTAGGATCCAAAAAAGATACAAATCAATCCTATAACATTTCAAATTTGGCTTAAAAGGAATTATAAATCATCGAGGCTGCATGGAGGATTCTTCAGGAGTTCAATGTGGAGAACTCTGTGTAgttaatagtttaagtttttgtaGCATGATCAGTGTGGATTCATAGTTTAAGTGCAGATGCATAGGATGTGCAGCAATTCTTGGTATATCTCCTTCTAGCAGCCTCTCATGCTAGTGCTCATAAAGCAATTAATTGAGTACACTTGTGCTTACAAATTATACATGTTTATTCATTTTagctcaatattgaattgaagaTTTCCTTTATTACAAGGGATGAAACAGAATCTTGAAACCCAGGTGTCCTCATTATAGCAGAGAGCCTTTCTTCACTTTGATTGATAATAATACTGTACTAAAACATATTAATCgttgaagaaacaaaatacaaagctgagaaataatttattacaaaCAAAGCTACGAAAATTGAAAGTAACATAAGTCGCAAGAATCACATACTAATTATACAAAATCTTTTGGAAAATTCTCAGCCTGTTACAGTTGTTTGAGGCATCAGATCTTCCAATGTTATTGCGGAGAATGACTTTGGCAGCGGAGGCCATCGAGCTATGAGCTCCGAAGCTACTTGTCGCATGGTTGGCCTAGATTGGGGATTGGCAAGCAAGCATGCAAATGCTATTTTGATAATGGAGACCACACCTTCTGCAACTCGATTTTCAGGAAGTGGGATACGTTGGTCTATCACATCCTTCAACAATGCTTGCTGGTTGATTTGTGAGCACGACGAGGAGGAAAATGCAGATGCATAAAGAAATGAGATGAGATCACCCGGATGCATTCCCATTATTACTTCCATTGTGACCACTCCAAAGCTGTAGACATCGCACTTCTCGTTCACTCTCATTGTGTAAGCTAGCTCTGCAAAAATTCTGGTCATTTTTTCATGGTACTGGCTGTATTGTACTGCTAATATGACAATTTATTATACATAACCTTTAGAGCATCCAAAAGCAGCCCTCCGTTTTCATCTTTTAGCAattgattcatatatatatgtcaAGAATGAAATCAAGTATGTACCTGGAGCCGTGTATCCCAAGGTGCCAGCAAATGAGGTCCAGTTGGTTGAGTCAGGCATCAAGAGCCGAGCTGTCCCAAAATCCGAAACATGAGCCTCGTATTCCGAATCTAAAAGAACATTGCTGCTGGAAATGTCTCGATGAATGATTGGAGGCGAGCAATCATGGTGCAAATAGGATAATGCACTGGCCACTCCTTTAACAACATTAAGCCTTCTATTCCAATCCAAGTCCATTACCTGTTCTTCGCTTGATAAATTCATCTTCAAACTTCCCCTTTCTATGAACTCGTAAACTAAAAAAGAGTGCTCTATTAATGAACAAAATCCATGTAACTTCACAATATTCCGATGTCGAATATCTATTAACATGCGAATCTCATTTCTAAAAGTTCTCAAATTCATAAGCTCGCCATCTCTTGATGGGTGGAGTTTCTTCACGGCAACCACCTGACCTGTTGGCAACATGGCTCGATAAACAATTCCATATCCCCCTTTTCCAATGCAGTTATTGAAGTTGAAATTATTAGTGGCCTGGATGATAGTTTCATGTAGGATCTCTTCCTCATGGCCCCAAACTACAAAACTGAGTGGACTTTGTCGCTCTCCTAAACAAGAAATTCTTTCTCTACTTGTTTGGTGGTGAAAGTATAAACACCCAACCATGATAAGTAGTAGAAGTAGACTTCCtaggagaggaaaaagaatcaaaatgacAATCTTGTTGCTCTTTTTCCTGCTTGTAAGAAGTGTACAAGGCTTTAGACCATTGGCATTTCCACAGAGACCACTATTATTCATAAAAGCTTCCAATGGAGCTTCAATGAAGCCTTTGATTTTGGGGATAGGGCCCTCTAGTTCATTGTAGGAGATGTCTACAGTTGTCAAGCTCACCAAATCTACAAAAGCAGTTGGAATCAAACCGGAAAGTTTGTTGTGAGAGAGGTTCATCGTTTCTAACTGTTTCAATTGCCCAATTTCTGATGGTATCTCTCCTGCCAGTAGATTCCCACTGAGATCTAGATCTTCAAGAAAATGCAGGAAGCCTATCTCAGATGGGATGCTCCCTATGAACTTATTATGACTCAAGTTCAACTGTAATAAATTTGAGCACTCTCCCAATTGTTTTGGGATTGATCCACCAAGATTATTAGAAGCTAAATTAAGGGCACGAAGTTGAGATAGCATTTGGATTTCAAAGGGAACGACACCAGAAAGATGGTTGTTATGAAGAGTAAGGTTGTACAACGCCTTCAACTTCCCCAATTCTTTTGGAATTGTCCCCTTTAGGAGATTTGACGAGAGATCAATCATTTGTAGCCCAGTAGCCTTTCCAATCTCCGATGGTATCTCACCggtgatattattgtttgacaATTTTAGGCTCGTCAAGTTGTTAAAACCTCCCCATTTCCATGTAAGCTCACCATACAAATTATTGTGACTTAGGTCCACATAGTTCAAGTTTGGGTAGAGGCCAAAATCTTCAGAAATATTCCCTGTCAATTGGTTCCAGTCAAGCCTAACTCTAAATAGACTAGTACAATTTCGCAAGCTTTTAGGGACTGGACCAGAAAAATGATTGTAGGAGGCTGTAAAATTTACAAGTAACCCACCAAGGCACAAGTCTCGTGGTAAATGGCCAGTGAAATTGTTTGAAAACAAGTGCAAAACCATCAAATGCGTGAGATTATTCATCTCGGGGGGCAAAGAACCATTGAAATGATTATGACACAAGTTTAAATTGGTGATTTTGGTCAGGTTACTAATGTGGGATGGAATAGTTCCATAGAGTGAATTGTTCCTGAGATTGAGAGTGAGAAGATTGGGGAAGGATGAGAAGTTGAAACTATGAAGCGTACCTCTCAGACCAAAATGTGGAAGGCTGAAATTCGCGACACTTCCAGAATTGTCACAAGTGATTCCAAGCCACTTGCAAGGGCTGCTGCCAACCCAAGAAGACAGGACAGACTGGCTGTGGTTGTCATCAAGACTTGCTCTCCATTTTAGGAGAGCCTCCGCTTCTTCATTACCTTCAGCAGCTTCATATTTGGCAGCACCAAATGAAGTTGCAGAGGAATTAGAAGGGAAGGCAAAGAAAGAAGGAATGCACattagaaggagaaaaaaaaggacttgGAGAAGCTTTGAGAATGGTTTCTGTAGCGAGGACATCATGTCTAAGGGATCTGGTTTCCTATGGCATATGAAGATCCTAGGCTCCAATAATaggtatttatagaaaaaataaataaatggaataTTTATTGGAATTTTTTGGCCCATGACTAGCAATAGTACCTTAAGATACCCTATCTGTGCTAAGTTTTAGAACTTacacatttaatattatataaactataaaatagcacaacataaaataaaatatactaaaactaagaacttcaataaataaataaattaaaatcaactctTTCATGAATAATCCAAACAAATTCAAAGCATAATTAAAatcgctttttttttaaaaaaaatcttaaaataatattttattttaagtgacCCGGTCAACCAtgtattcttttgttttttttttttgttaatttagtaccgtatttggttttaaaaatcataGGATAGAGTCCAACTTGCGAGTTGATTTCCATGAaggaatgaaaattaaaaggcTTGCCCCTCTCTATTGGCCGTGAAGTGCGGGACGGGAGAAGGACAATAgtcaaagtaaaaataatttaggagTTGTTTTTAGTGATACGTAGagggtgtttggaagtgtggttgtggttacttttcaaaatgtttttcactcaaaaaaatatactaataatatttttttattttttaaaaattatttttaagatcagcacattaaaatgatttgaaaacatcaaaaacatattatttcaaagcaaaaacaaataaaaaaaattttaaatttttttgaaaatacttttaaaaagcactCCCAAACAAGCTCGTAGTTTCGTGAAACCATCTTATTAAGATAACATTGCttcatgttaaagaaaaaaatagtgtgAACACTAGATATGTGAACTGTAATTTTCCACGGatgggataaattttttttatgaaaacaaaaaataaatatacaagttttttaaaaagaaaaaaaaaactaaaggagtTGATACGCCATCTTTAAAACCTTGTCGTGTTAATTGTTTCTTGTTACATCCACAGCTAGCATCATGCCATTAAAGCTTCACCAGCCAATAACCTGTTAATCGTGCTCACTGGGTTTGGACTTCATGAACATGGAAATTCAACAGATTGTGAACTCCCTTGGCCCCAGATTGTGCCATGGAAGTCATGTTCTCTTTGGTTTTTCTTTAGTCCAGAAGACGGAGCGGACCACAGCCAATGATCAAGAGTTGAAAAATGTCGGAAATTTGTTGAACAAGATATTACTTGTAAGCTTGCAACTTAGAATGCCTTTTTCCTAAAGGTAACAGTACTTCTTGTTGGCATTAGCTGTACATTGATTTAGTTGAGAGTTTGTAGGAGAAAGTTTAGTAATTGATTTATTCCACAGCTGTATAAGTCCTGTCTGTGGCAGGAATCCGTAGCTTTCAAGAACACCTCctctgtgtatatatataggagCACTGTAAACTTAAAAGATTAAGTGAGTGAATACAAATTGAAGAACTCTTTTtgtaacatggtatcagagcgatacataaaaactattttctttttcctttaaattctTGAAAGCTGCTATTGTAACAATAGCAAACAACACAGAAGACGATGGCAACCCCTACTGACTTAGTGGAACAAAATCAATAAGGAACCGCTGCTATCCTTGAAGATTTAACCACAAGAATGACTCAGGTTTTGACACAAAACCAGACCCCGACCTCTGCAGTGACATATGATACTGCTACACCGATTACTATCAAACTTAATGGAACCAACTACGCTCTATGGTCCCAAATCGTCGAGATGTATATCTCAGGAAAAGACAAACTAGGATATATAAATGGTGATCTTCCACAACCACATCCGAACGATCCTACATTCAGAAGATGGAGGACAGAAAACTCTATTGTAAAGGGTTGGTTGATCAACTTAATGGACCCCTCTCTATTCAGCAACTTTATTCGGTTTCCAACAGCAAAACAGGTATGGGAATCAATTGCTACAACCTATTTTGACGGGAATGACAAATCTCAGGTATATGATTTGAAGAGACGGGTCACTCGAATGAGACAAAGTGGAGAATCCATTGAGTCATACTACAATGGTCTTCAAGGCCTATGGAGGGAAATCGACTTTCGCCGCCCAAATCCAATGGAGTGTGCAAGTGATATACAGAAATATAACACCCTACTTCAAGAAGATCGGGTTTATGTTTTCCTTGATGGACTAGATGATAGACTTGATAAAATCAGGAGTGATGTACTTCAACTACAACCTTTTCCAACCGTTGAACAAGCCTATGCCTATGTCCGAAGAGAAGACACCAGACAATCAGTCATGCTCACAACCAATGGTGGTCCTACTGCTTCAGTAATGGCAATTAGAGGGGGGAAAACTAGTCCACCACTACATATGACCAAAGGACAAACAGGGTATGCAGCACCGGGTGGAGGgaaaccaaattttttaaaggttaaGGGACAGACAGAGGGTGGAGGACATGGTTGTTCTCATTGTGGGAACATAAAACATACACGTGAAACTTGTTTCAAGCTGCATGGCTACCCAGAATGGTGGAATGAACTCAAGGCAAAGAAACTAAAGGAAGCTAATGGTGGAACTGGACGAGCATCAATAGCATACGCAGGACCCCAACTTTCTCTTACTCCTCTTGTGGAATCAAAAGCAGAGACTCCTATTAATCACAGTGATCAAGGTAACGACTGCTATTACAACAACAGTGCTTTCATAGTCTCTAAGGAACAGAGAAAAGATGATTGGATAGTGGACTCCGGTGCAACAGACCATATGACCTTTAGTCCAGATGATCTTGCCAATCATACAGAACCAAGAAGAACGAGTATTTCTAATGCTAACGGGGTCATGTATCCAGTTATAGGGGCTGGAACAGTGCACTTATCATCATCAATATCTTTACCTAATACTCTTTTAGTACCGTCTCTTACAAATAAATTACTGTCTGTGGGGCAAGCTACTGAAGAATTAAATTGTATAGCACTAATGTATCCAACATTTTGCCTTTTTCAGGATATTCTTACGAAGGAGATCATTGGGCGTGGTACTAAGAGAGAGGGGTTATACTACATGGATGATTTCAGTTCTGGCAGAGTCAATACGATGAAACATTCATCCAgcacaaaagaaaaacagattTGGTTATGGCATGCTCGGTTGGGACACCCGTCATTCAGTTATATGAGGCAGTTATTTCCACAATTATTTTCTGGTCTGAATTATTTAGAGTTCAAATGTGAGACTTGCATTTTAGCAAAGAGCCACCGTGTACCCTTCCCTATTAGTTTTAATAAAAGTGATGCCCCTTTTGCGTTGATTCATTCGGATATTTGGGGACCATCCCCTATCACCACGGTTCATGGTATACGGTGGTTTGTGACTTTTATAGATGATTGTACCCGAATGACATGGTTATATTTGCTGAAACGTAAGGATGAGGTATTTGGTGTATTCTGTGCCTTTCATGCTATGATCCAGAACCAATTTTCAGCAAAAATCAGAATCCTGAGATCAGATAATGGAGGAGAATATGTAAACCAAGATTTTGTGCAATATTTTCACAAACATGGTCTCCTCCATGAATTCTCCTGCAGCCAAACTCCACAACAAAATAGCGTGGCCGAACGGAAGAACAGACATATTTTGGAAACTGCCCGTGCATTACTAATTGGGGCACACGTACCTCACCACTACTGGGATAAAGCTGTAGTAACCGCTGTCCACCTACTGAATCGCATGCCTTCTAAGGTGTTAGAATTCAAGACTCCATTACAGGTTCTGTCCAATCATGCTCCATTACCATCTGTGCTCATGCTTTCCCCACGTGTATTTGGATGTATAGCATTTGTCCATCTACATAAAAACCAACGAAGCAAACTAGATTCATGTGCTGATCGGTGCATTTTTCTGGGGTATGACACAAACAAGAAGGGCTATTGTTGCTACAATCCTACCACAAAACGTACCTACATCACAATGGACGTTACATTCTCAGAATCTGAGAATTATTACTCATCATCAGTATCCACTTCTCCTCTTCAGGGGGAGACATGGAAGGAAGAACAGAAGTGGTGGGACTGCCCAGTTATAGCACCAACAGTGACAGAAAGGGATGCTGCAGTGACAGAAAGGGATGTTGCGGGTGTTGTTGATCTTCATGCAGATATTGCAGTAACAACAACACTAGTGGAAGAAAGGGATGATACGGTGGATGATGTAGCTATAACAGAAATAGATGCCGCAGGAAATCTTGAACATCACACGCCCAGCAGACAAACCCCTCTACTTCTTGTACCCGACAATGATCATTCTTCACCAGAGAATATCCATAAggtaacctctctctctccacctcCTAACCCTGTTCTGGATACTCCTGTTGGTTATCAGTTACCTGCCAGGCATAATAGGGGTAAGCCCCCAGCTCGATACTCACCCAGCACTAAAGGAAAACAATCACAGTATCCTATCTCTAATCATGTAACTACTCAAAGGCTGCCCAAACCTCTCAAAGACTTCACCGATAAGCTGTCTGCTTGTCATATCCCTCATGAAATTCAGGAAGCCTTGACTGATCCTAGATGGACACGAGCAGTAGAGGAAGAGATGGAAGCACTAGAAAAGAACAGAACATGGGAACTTATTCCGCTGCCAGAGGGGAAGAAGACAGTTGGGTGTAGATGGATTTTCTCCATTAAGCACAAAGCAGATGGAACAATTGAGAGATACAAAGCAAGATTAGTAGCCAAGGGATACACACAGACGTATGGAGTGGACTATCAGGAGACGTTCTCTCCAGTAGCAAAACTAAATACTGTCAGAGTGTTATTATCTTTGGCAG
This window of the Populus trichocarpa isolate Nisqually-1 chromosome 13, P.trichocarpa_v4.1, whole genome shotgun sequence genome carries:
- the LOC7473891 gene encoding MDIS1-interacting receptor like kinase 2; amino-acid sequence: MMSSLQKPFSKLLQVLFFLLLMCIPSFFAFPSNSSATSFGAAKYEAAEGNEEAEALLKWRASLDDNHSQSVLSSWVGSSPCKWLGITCDNSGSVANFSLPHFGLRGTLHSFNFSSFPNLLTLNLRNNSLYGTIPSHISNLTKITNLNLCHNHFNGSLPPEMNNLTHLMVLHLFSNNFTGHLPRDLCLGGLLVNFTASYNHFSGPVPKSLRNCTSLFRVRLDWNQLTGNISEDFGLYPNLNYVDLSHNNLYGELTWKWGGFNNLTSLKLSNNNITGEIPSEIGKATGLQMIDLSSNLLKGTIPKELGKLKALYNLTLHNNHLSGVVPFEIQMLSQLRALNLASNNLGGSIPKQLGECSNLLQLNLSHNKFIGSIPSEIGFLHFLEDLDLSGNLLAGEIPSEIGQLKQLETMNLSHNKLSGLIPTAFVDLVSLTTVDISYNELEGPIPKIKGFIEAPLEAFMNNSGLCGNANGLKPCTLLTSRKKSNKIVILILFPLLGSLLLLLIMVGCLYFHHQTSRERISCLGERQSPLSFVVWGHEEEILHETIIQATNNFNFNNCIGKGGYGIVYRAMLPTGQVVAVKKLHPSRDGELMNLRTFRNEIRMLIDIRHRNIVKLHGFCSLIEHSFLVYEFIERGSLKMNLSSEEQVMDLDWNRRLNVVKGVASALSYLHHDCSPPIIHRDISSSNVLLDSEYEAHVSDFGTARLLMPDSTNWTSFAGTLGYTAPELAYTMRVNEKCDVYSFGVVTMEVIMGMHPGDLISFLYASAFSSSSCSQINQQALLKDVIDQRIPLPENRVAEGVVSIIKIAFACLLANPQSRPTMRQVASELIARWPPLPKSFSAITLEDLMPQTTVTG